The Rhipicephalus sanguineus isolate Rsan-2018 chromosome 10, BIME_Rsan_1.4, whole genome shotgun sequence genome segment TTGGACTCTTGCGAAGACCAATGTAGCAGCGTAGAAAACAATCCAGCGAACATCAAAACATCGCATCGTGGTGTTCCCACGTGACCACATTCATCGCCATGACCTCACAATGCAGCATAGCCTCGGGGAAACGAAACTTAAACTGACTGTGGAAAAGCTATTACATTGAATTACTTAGGTTGCCCAGAGGCTTGGTAGTGTCATCATATGCTCCCGAGGTCGTTACCTTCATATAACACAGAAAGTGGATCGTCGAGAATATTATACCGGTACCTCTCTACAACTGAGAGCAACATTCCAGAGCAAGACGCACATTCACAACGCATCGCATCATCGGTGATATGACGCAACGGTTCGAAACGTGAACCGGTTCCTTTGCCCTCGAGTGCTTGGACAGAATTACGCTTGCGTCAGCGAAACAGCGATTTTGGCCAATCATGCGAGGTTGAACAAAAGGGTTCACTTTTCGAACCGCTAGGATAGCACCGCAGAGCCACATTTGAAACCAGAGCTACTCATGGGTACCGGGTCTACTTTTCAGTTCGTCATTTGATTAAACAGCGGTAACTGTCACGCACCCCACTTTCTCGAtgacctgcttttctttttcttttgatttgGCGCACGCATAGCGAGCCTAATGCCACACATAACAAAACAACAAGGTTCGTAGTGCCCCCTAGCGGCACCTAGTGGAACCGATAGTCGTCTACGTAGCAGACGCATCCGCTCGGAATGGGAAACAGGTCGATAAGGGGTTTCTGGCCCGGATCGTAAGGATTGACTGCGATGAGCGGGAAGAGCATCTCGCGCTGCTTGCACGAAGACTTGTAGCAGGGCACCATGTAGTCGCATGGCTTGTTTCGGTACCTGCGAGACAGCAGAAGGAAGTCACTGGTGATGACGACGCCATCGCGTCACGGCACTAAGCCGACATTGCATCATCTCAGCGGCACCGAAAATGCATTCCAGGTAAGCAGGCGCCTTCAGATTATTCTTTAACTTCGCATACcttagagcaaaagaaaaaaaaagaaaaaaaaaagctgacgttTCGCTTCGTGAACGCAGGTACTACGCGCTTATGTGTGGATGCTACTCAATTTACGCGCATAGCGCGTAGATGCTCTTCTGTTCGGCCTTGAGCTCCCAAGCGAACTTAACAAGCTATGTTGTCTTGCCTGACAAGCCCGCATTGACGCAGGCCGCCCAGTATGTCCTTTGAGTAACCTGGGCAGGTCTAGAGCGCGACTTTTGCGGTCTTGTCGAGCTCGCGCCAGGCGCTTGGGGACAATGGAGTCGGTCGACTCGCGCTCGGTCTGCCGCTGGTGATGTTGCTGCTTCGCCCTCGCTCATAGCTCGGCATCTCGATCGCCAGACGAACCCGATAAATCCATAGCGCACATAATTCATAGAGAGGATCCCCCCTTCACGACGCTCCGCCTGCTCCTTCCTCGAGTGCTCCACCGCGCTCTCCGCCTCCAAGCACCTTTCAGCGCTCACTTTCCTCGAGGCCTCCGACATGATCTCGCCGATTTAACACGTGTGTGCTTGAGCGTGAAATAAAGGCCAAAGTAGCCGCCTATGAATTTAGCCGTCAAAGAGCGCCGCAAGTTATGTCTGCATGACGTCAGGAACGTAGACGTGACGGCTTGACGTAGCAGCATGGCAGATGACATGCCTGACCGAACGAGAAACAATTTACAACCCAATGAATTGGTTCCAACACGTCACGATGTTGCTCCCCCACGTGACAACCCTGTGCTTGTCAACGCTACTAGAGTAGGCTAGACCTAATCTATAGCGTTTGGTGCTTGCCTCACTAGCGGAACTTACGGTTCGTCCGGACTTGACGGCGAGCGAAAGTTAATTGTTGCACGTTTTGGAATGTGGAAGCACGCACCTACGTCACATGCAACAAATGTCAGAACCGAAAGAGATGCTTCGTGAGAATATTCTTTGCGGGCGGGAGACGCGCGGATGTGACGGCGACAGGAATGTTCGCCATTGCGCTTGACAGGACATGGAATTGACGCTTCTGCGTTCACGTGTGCATATACGTACTTGCATTTCTCGACGCGCGTGACCTGCGGAAAGCGCTCGGTGTTGACGACGGTCATCCAGAGGCCCTTCCAGTTCTTGGCCCAGCCGATGCGCAGGTACACGGCCTCCGAGCGGCACACGAAGCTTCCGTGCTGCTTCTCGGCGGCGAACGCCAGCGTGTAGTTCTCCACCCACTGGACTTCGTGCGGCGGCGTCTTGTACAGCGTGTGGTACAGGTCGTACATGTGGTTGTAGAACCGGTCCACTACTGCCTGTACTTTCTCACTGCGACGGAATAAGCATGTTGGCTTGAGTACTGCGAAACTAACAGGCGCTCAAAGAAAATACTCTCGAAGCCATATTTTATTTGCTAATTAATAAAACTAAATTTTGTTCATAATATCTACGGGTATGTAGATGACAAACTTACAATGTCAGTGCGTTCACTTATGTCTGATAAAGGTGCCTGGACGCAGGTCTCAATAGCCTGTGCGTGGTTCTCGGGCATATTGCATGAGAGTATAAATTAATTAGTGCCCGCGAATGTTTTCTTTGACCTAATGAACCTATTGAAGAAGGAAGCAAGTGGATACTACTACCTTTCAACATATTAGTCTCGTATGTCCACTCTTCCTGCACGTTTATTCGGCGATGGTTCGATTATCCTTAAAGGACACACTTCGCAGGTTCACACAGGTTCATTGTTCGCGCCTTGATATATCCTAATATTACAAGAAACTCATAGCTGTTGACAGCTGCTtgcgctgttttgtttttttttttcgcttcaacTTTTAAGCCCGAGGTATATATATGCGCTGGTTGCTTTCTTGCCGAGCATACAACATGAACGCTGTTTCCTGCTGTCTTATCTCACCTATTGACAATAGGCGTggctaggagggggggggggggagggaagtgaTTATCCCTCTTCCTGAAGTTTTTCagtttgtatgtgtatatgtacacgcacgcaTCCAAACATAAAAGGGCATAAATAAAGAGGCGTATACCACTGCCTGTGCGGTATGCATACAGCTGTATTCTCCTGCGCACTCACCTGGGGTAGTCGTGGTTGAACACGCACAGGTCCAGGTCCCTCGCACACGAGGGCCTCCCGTGCACGAAACCAGACGGGATGATGGACGCCGCCGGCACAAGAGACGTCTTCCCTTTGGAGAAGCGCCTGTCCCCGGAGAACGGAGGTTCCTTGTGGTACAGGACCACCACGCCGCCTGCTCCACCAGAACCATGGTGGTGTGGGAACTCCGAGCCCAGAACCGTAGCCATGGTCCAGAACAACGCCAGGCAGAGGGCGCCGGACGCTGCTGGCAACTGTGCCTGCTCGGACGATATAGGTCCCATTGCCGGTACACAGTTAGGGTACACTTGTTACATGCTGGATGGCCTTTTTGGGCAAGAAGCTACACAGATAGCTTGTCGTCTCCCAGGAGACTCAACAAAGCAATGACAGAGTAAACAGTGTGTGCGCAGCTACAAAAGTATGCAGTTGGAACAGAGCAGGGATATATGGACTTTCAAAGAATCGACAACTGGGCTGATTGGTAATAGTTCTTGACCGTCTTGAagacactgcaaaaaaaaaaaaaaaaagaaggagacacGTATAAGAAAATATTGACGGTCACACCACAGCGTTGTGGTGTGTCCTTCAATCTTCTCTTGTCCGTGTCATTTCTTCGCTCTGTTTTCAACATACTCAACATATATGAACTCTAGCGCGGTGTAGCGCCTTAATTGCGTCTACCGGGTACCGGTCACGTGCTCGAACGGTAACCGATGGGGCCTAAGGGTAAGGATCACCCAGTCTGAACTTAGACGGCACGCCGTGTCGTCTAACGTCTCATTCGAGCGCGGTCCTTTAAAGAATGTCGCATGAGCGATCCAAGTTTTCTTGCATGACCCCCTGTGATCACCCACCATTGTAATCGCTTATCGGAAGCCGCGTTTCCTTTACGCTCGCCTCAAGGAACAAACTGAACGGATGGGCCTGCATCCGGAGCAACCAATCGAAGTATTCGTTCGGCGCGAAAATTCGAAACTTGCCACCAACTCCGCCATCAAGGATGAAGAGCTTACTGCATGCCAGCACCTTCGTTTTTACCTGACGATAATTAGTGGTTTATATGCAACAGCTGTACGTGTGTACGCGTTTGTCTATATATCACGTTACCTCAGTCAACCACATACAATCTTACAAGGCGTCGCACAAGAATGCTCTCTTTGCATCCAATATAGACTTTTCTTGGCACCAATTGGTACATAATCCAGGAAGGGCGGAAACAGCGCTTAGTGACAGACAAGCGAagtaggagaagaaaaaaaaaagcgcagtctTGAGATACATCTACTCACGCATAATAACTAAAATAAGCGCTTTCTCATTTTTGTCCCTCTTTTTAAAGTGTTTTAATCGAGTACCGCTCTATCGCTTCCACGGAACAGCTGAAAGTTAGCGCCCTGCGTGTCTACGGCTTGTCGAGCTCTAAAAGGAACACTCAAGAGAAAAAAGGATTTCGTATTATTGAACTAGTTTTTcacgatatcaaaaacaccacgcttgctgctaaAAGACGCTTGGTTgaggaaacgcgcaaaaagaaaatgcgggtggcgcgCCACCTTCAAGTTAGTTCCCGCACCGtttgtcgtgacgtcatagattttgacggcgtccactAGGGCATACacagttcctaattggtaaaaatgaagtacattgtcatctgagggagccagagactttcatcaagttttaggaaatttcgttgagccaatgagGCCAAAACACGCGAAATGACATTGACAttggtgacgtcaccatcggaggtTTCGGCGGGAAATATAAAAGTGACACTTTTggcattgattttctcatctattaatttacctatggtggtgaaattaacgacactagagttttcgGAGTaacttatcagtctaaactgatttattgtttcactttagtgtcctttgaaGGCTGTTCCCAATCTCTCACATGTATGCGAACAGAGTTGCCATTTCTATCGCTGGAAGTCGAACCCGTAACCTCGTTCCCCGGGACACATCCACGTCCTAAACAAGCGTTGGCAGCGTCGCACTTCCAGTAAAAAAGGTAAAAGACGTGCTGAGAAATCCTTTTCCGTGGTTGGCCCGGTCCTCACCGTGCCTATCCGTGGCGGAATCCCGGGCCTCCGCCGAGTGTCCATGGTGACCAGCTTGTGACTCGCTCGGCACCTTCGCTCACGCGGACGACTCTCTCTGCGTGCTCTGAGTGGACGCGCGGTCCGGCACCGGTGTTTTTAAGGCGGCCCGCGCTACAAAAGGGGCACCGGGCCGGAACGGGGCCAAGGGAGAGCGGCCACCGCCGCGCGGCGCGCATTGTTTCTGCGGTTGCCGGGATGCCACCGGCACCGCTAATTGCGCGCCTCGCCGTGCCGCCGCGGTGTAGAAGGGGGCGTACGTATTCCGGTGAAAGCGAACGCGAAGATTCCGTGCTCGTATATACGCGATGCGCGGTGGAAGGTGCATCGGGTGCTCGTTCGGCGGTGACCGCCCGCAGCAACCGGCCTTTTTTCGTGGGCCTGCTTTCTGGACTTGCCGCTCGAAGCGTCATCTCGAAGTGGCGATGGCGCGCTGATGTCGCGCGTGGTCGGACGTCCTGGAAACGCGTGGTGCAGTTGTTCAAATTATGTAGTTGAGCTGGTGGATTGTGTGTACACTTTTCACTGACCATTGTACTTCCCTTGTCCTTCAGGCTACCTATTAAAAGGCGCTCCAACAAACGCTTCACAAAGTGTTGCTTGTTCATAAGGTTGTTGCTTTCTAGCGAAgctttacccgccacggtggtctagtggttatggtgctcgactgctggcccgaaggtcgcgggatcgagtcccggctgcatttcgatgcaggcagaatgctagagactcgagcgcttagatttaggtgcacgttcaggAACACGAAATGGTAAAAAtctccggagtcccccactaaggcgtccctcgtAATACAAATACGTTATCTGGTACTTGGACTACGGTCatgactttgtttttttttgttttttttgtcacgtgctgtcgtcacaaactcttcttcttctctttcattgttttacatcccctttccccttcccacgtgcagggtagcaaaccggagactgcttctggttaacctccctgtctttcctctctctctttctccgagTAAAtgatacgaggggcgttcaataaagatttcccctgactgacttctatttattgcaggatgctgaaactgcgcatgtgtaatgacataagttaCTGTAGGTTACGTGCCCatgtgcaactctaaactaataatggtctttcttttagaggtgctgaagtggtgtgaggtgtggtaatggatgcagtggaatacagagcagccgtcaagttccc includes the following:
- the LOC119371769 gene encoding neurotrophin 1-like, producing MGPISSEQAQLPAASGALCLALFWTMATVLGSEFPHHHGSGGAGGVVVLYHKEPPFSGDRRFSKGKTSLVPAASIIPSGFVHGRPSCARDLDLCVFNHDYPSEKVQAVVDRFYNHMYDLYHTLYKTPPHEVQWVENYTLAFAAEKQHGSFVCRSEAVYLRIGWAKNWKGLWMTVVNTERFPQVTRVEKCKYRNKPCDYMVPCYKSSCKQREMLFPLIAVNPYDPGQKPLIDLFPIPSGCVCYVDDYRFH